One genomic segment of Flagellimonas marinaquae includes these proteins:
- a CDS encoding glycosyltransferase family 4 protein, with protein MRILFLTDNFPPEFNAPASRTFAHCTEWVKKGAEVTVITGAPNFPKGEVFEGYKNKWRQEEWVEGIRVIRVWTYIAANEGFFKRILDYISFMISAIVAGLFVKTDLIIATSPQFFTAIAGRWLSIFKREKWIMEVRDIWPESIKAVGAMKSNFIISYFEYLERRMYKTAYKIITVTDSFKKQLVEKHNISPEKIGVFKNGIDASLFQPTPKNLELLKNLRLADKFIFGYIGTHGLAHKLDFILNAAKKIKDPKIHFIFLGSGAEKENLLKLKEKQGLQNVTMLDSVPKEEVSKYISLLDVGLVNLKKSDTFKSVIPSKIFELSAMHKPILLGVEGESEVLVNNYGIGESFEPENEMDFLAKVEKLKKEKGKDYPFDTFVSDFKRNNIAIQMLSFISK; from the coding sequence ATGAGAATTCTTTTTCTAACGGACAATTTTCCACCTGAGTTCAACGCTCCAGCGTCTAGAACTTTTGCCCATTGTACCGAATGGGTAAAAAAAGGGGCAGAAGTTACTGTAATTACCGGTGCGCCAAACTTTCCAAAAGGAGAAGTCTTCGAGGGCTATAAAAACAAATGGAGACAAGAAGAATGGGTAGAAGGTATTAGAGTAATTCGAGTTTGGACCTATATTGCCGCAAACGAAGGTTTTTTTAAAAGGATTTTAGATTACATCAGTTTTATGATTTCTGCAATTGTAGCAGGACTTTTTGTGAAAACCGATTTGATTATTGCAACATCTCCACAATTCTTTACAGCCATTGCAGGAAGATGGCTTTCTATATTCAAAAGGGAAAAATGGATTATGGAGGTTAGGGACATTTGGCCAGAATCGATCAAAGCGGTGGGGGCCATGAAAAGTAATTTTATTATCAGTTATTTTGAGTACTTGGAAAGACGAATGTACAAAACTGCATATAAGATAATTACGGTAACAGATAGTTTTAAAAAACAGCTAGTCGAAAAGCACAATATCTCGCCAGAAAAAATAGGGGTTTTTAAAAATGGTATAGATGCCTCCTTATTTCAGCCCACTCCCAAAAACCTAGAACTTTTAAAGAACCTTAGGTTAGCGGATAAATTTATTTTTGGGTACATAGGAACCCATGGTCTGGCACATAAACTAGACTTTATTTTGAATGCGGCTAAAAAAATAAAAGACCCTAAAATTCACTTTATATTTCTTGGTTCAGGTGCAGAAAAAGAAAATCTGTTGAAATTAAAAGAAAAACAGGGCTTACAAAATGTTACCATGTTGGATTCAGTTCCAAAAGAAGAAGTAAGCAAGTATATTTCACTGTTGGATGTAGGACTAGTAAATTTAAAAAAATCAGATACTTTTAAATCGGTCATACCTTCAAAGATTTTTGAGTTATCAGCGATGCACAAGCCTATTTTATTAGGTGTAGAGGGAGAGTCCGAAGTTCTTGTCAATAACTATGGGATCGGAGAGTCATTTGAACCCGAAAACGAAATGGATTTTTTAGCCAAAGTTGAAAAATTAAAAAAGGAAAAAGGCAAAGATTATCCTTTCGACACTTTTGTATCCGATTTTAAAAGGAATAATATTGCAATTCAAATGTTATCATTTATAAGTAAATAA
- a CDS encoding glycosyltransferase family 4 protein: protein MNFLETAILVFIGSFLLVYLTIPKIISVVEYKRLMDDPNQRSSHSSKTPTLGGVSFFFTLIIALFFIKNWHEYSEDMYLIPGLTILFIVGLKDDMVVLSAGSKLIAQVFAISFVLVNDSFGIESLNGFLNIYEIPYYLYLVIGGFLMLTIINSYNLIDGIDGLASIVGIVIMVIYTTIFYLSQEYFFALMAITMNACLMAFFGFNVSSNKKIFMGDTGSLIVGFIISILTLKFLALEPTSYGELPFLLENAPLIAISILIVPLFDTARVFAIRLANKKGPFSPDRNHVHHVLIDFWGLSHKQASFIIGCFNIIFVVLFIILGSKAKNTGMVIMLVSVVIFLGYIFFRYNYNFTTLKQKIRLKRKIEAIKGKKEDSPQKKKTKE from the coding sequence ATGAATTTTCTCGAAACGGCCATCCTAGTTTTTATAGGTTCCTTTTTGTTGGTTTACCTTACTATTCCCAAGATCATTAGTGTTGTGGAATATAAGAGACTTATGGACGACCCGAACCAAAGAAGCTCGCACAGCAGTAAAACACCGACCTTAGGGGGAGTTTCTTTCTTTTTTACACTAATTATTGCCCTATTCTTTATTAAGAATTGGCACGAATATTCTGAGGACATGTACCTTATACCTGGTTTAACAATCTTGTTTATTGTAGGTCTTAAAGACGATATGGTAGTACTTTCTGCCGGTTCTAAATTAATAGCCCAAGTCTTTGCAATCAGTTTTGTACTAGTAAATGATAGTTTTGGAATAGAGTCTTTAAACGGTTTTCTCAATATTTATGAAATCCCTTATTACCTGTATTTGGTGATTGGAGGTTTTTTGATGCTAACAATTATCAACTCATATAATTTAATTGATGGGATAGATGGTCTTGCTTCAATAGTTGGTATAGTTATCATGGTTATTTATACTACGATTTTCTACTTATCCCAAGAATATTTTTTTGCGTTGATGGCTATTACTATGAATGCTTGCTTAATGGCGTTTTTTGGATTTAATGTATCTTCTAATAAAAAAATATTTATGGGTGATACAGGTTCATTAATCGTTGGTTTTATAATAAGCATTCTTACTTTAAAATTTTTAGCGCTAGAACCAACTTCTTATGGCGAACTACCATTTTTATTGGAGAATGCGCCATTGATCGCCATTTCTATTCTAATTGTCCCTTTGTTTGATACGGCTAGAGTCTTTGCAATACGATTGGCTAACAAAAAAGGACCATTTTCTCCGGATAGAAACCATGTACATCACGTCCTTATCGATTTTTGGGGATTATCCCATAAACAGGCAAGCTTTATAATAGGTTGCTTCAATATCATTTTTGTAGTGCTTTTTATTATTCTGGGCAGTAAAGCAAAAAATACAGGAATGGTGATAATGTTGGTAAGTGTAGTAATTTTTTTAGGGTATATATTTTTTAGATACAATTATAACTTCACCACCTTAAAACAGAAAATTCGTCTGAAAAGAAAAATTGAGGCTATCAAAGGGAAAAAGGAGGATTCTCCTCAAAAGAAGAAAACTAAGGAATGA
- a CDS encoding UDP-glucuronic acid decarboxylase family protein: MKKTLITGAAGFLGSHLCDRFIAEGHHVIGMDNLITGDIKNIEHLFHLKRFEFFHHDVTKFVHVPGKMDYILHFASPASPIDYLKIPIDTLKVGSLGTLNLLGLARDHGARILVASTSEVYGDPLVHPQNEDYFGNVSPIGPRGVYDEAKRFMESITMAYHRHHGLDTRIVRIFNTYGSRMRLNDGRVVPAFMGQALRGEDLTVFGDGSQSRSFTYIDDQIEGIYRLLMSDYVEPINIGNPDETTILEFAEEIIKLTGTDQKIVFKPLPQDDPMQRQPDISRAKEILDWEPKVHRSDGLKKVFEYFKSLSHDQLWEAHREFSQ; encoded by the coding sequence ATGAAAAAAACACTCATCACCGGGGCAGCCGGATTTTTAGGCTCGCACCTTTGCGATAGGTTCATTGCCGAGGGCCATCATGTTATCGGAATGGATAACCTGATCACAGGCGATATCAAAAACATAGAGCATCTATTTCACTTAAAACGTTTCGAGTTCTTCCATCACGATGTTACCAAATTTGTCCATGTACCCGGAAAAATGGACTATATCCTCCACTTTGCCTCACCGGCAAGCCCTATCGACTATCTTAAAATTCCGATAGATACCCTTAAAGTGGGCTCCTTGGGAACCTTGAACTTATTGGGCTTGGCCCGTGACCATGGAGCAAGAATTCTTGTGGCATCCACATCCGAAGTGTATGGCGACCCCTTGGTGCACCCACAAAATGAGGATTATTTCGGCAATGTTAGCCCTATTGGTCCAAGAGGGGTGTATGATGAGGCCAAGCGCTTTATGGAATCCATCACCATGGCCTACCATAGGCATCATGGATTGGACACCCGAATAGTTAGAATATTCAACACCTACGGTTCTCGAATGCGATTGAACGATGGCCGTGTAGTCCCTGCTTTTATGGGGCAGGCACTTCGTGGCGAAGACTTAACGGTTTTTGGGGATGGCTCGCAATCACGCTCCTTTACCTACATCGATGATCAAATCGAAGGAATCTACCGTTTATTGATGAGCGATTATGTAGAGCCCATCAATATTGGTAATCCCGATGAGACTACCATTCTGGAATTTGCGGAAGAAATAATAAAACTAACAGGAACCGATCAGAAAATCGTATTTAAACCATTGCCGCAAGACGATCCTATGCAACGCCAGCCCGACATTTCGAGGGCAAAAGAAATACTCGACTGGGAACCCAAGGTGCACCGCTCCGATGGGCTCAAAAAAGTGTTCGAGTATTTCAAATCGTTATCACATGATCAGTTGTGGGAAGCCCATAGAGAATTTTCACAATAG
- the purD gene encoding phosphoribosylamine--glycine ligase yields MNILVLGSGGREHAISLKISQSPKTSKLFVAPGNAGTSQIATNVEVGVNDFEAIKQLVLKESIDLVVVGPEDPLVKGVHDFFLNDTELRAVSVIGPEKAAAELEGSKEFAKEFMMRHNIPTAAYQSFTADTLEKGYAFLETLKPPYVLKADGLAAGKGVLILQNIQEAKDELKSMLLDSKFGNASATVVIEEFLDGIELSCFVLTDGANYKILPTAKDYKRIGEGDTGLNTGGMGAISPVPFADSEFMDKIERQIVKPTVDGLKKDNLPYIGFIFIGLIKVGNEPKVIEYNVRMGDPETEVVIPRLKSDLVEVLMAMAKGTLDKVELDIDNRAATTVMAVSGGYPEAYEKGKVITGTENVRDSIVFHAGTKVSNGQVVTNGGRVIAITSFGKDFKEALQQSYQNMEKLHFDGMYYRKDIGFDL; encoded by the coding sequence ATGAACATTCTGGTCCTAGGTTCAGGTGGTCGCGAGCACGCCATTTCCCTTAAAATATCCCAAAGCCCTAAAACTTCTAAACTTTTTGTTGCGCCCGGTAATGCAGGCACTTCTCAAATAGCGACAAATGTCGAAGTGGGCGTAAACGATTTTGAAGCCATTAAACAATTGGTGTTGAAAGAAAGCATTGATTTGGTGGTAGTGGGGCCGGAAGACCCTTTGGTAAAGGGGGTGCACGATTTTTTCTTAAACGATACCGAGCTAAGGGCAGTTTCTGTAATTGGGCCGGAAAAAGCCGCTGCAGAACTTGAGGGAAGTAAAGAGTTTGCCAAAGAGTTTATGATGAGGCACAATATTCCCACTGCAGCATATCAGAGTTTTACGGCAGATACATTAGAAAAGGGCTATGCCTTCTTGGAAACCTTAAAACCGCCCTACGTGCTCAAGGCAGATGGCCTGGCGGCAGGTAAAGGAGTACTTATTCTTCAAAACATTCAAGAAGCCAAGGATGAGCTTAAATCCATGTTGCTCGATTCCAAATTCGGAAACGCAAGTGCAACGGTCGTTATCGAAGAGTTTCTGGACGGCATAGAACTGAGCTGCTTTGTTCTTACCGATGGCGCTAATTATAAAATACTCCCTACAGCAAAAGATTATAAACGAATAGGAGAGGGAGACACTGGGCTCAACACAGGAGGAATGGGTGCTATTTCCCCTGTTCCATTTGCCGATTCCGAATTTATGGACAAGATAGAGCGCCAGATTGTAAAACCGACCGTGGATGGCCTTAAAAAAGACAATTTGCCTTACATAGGTTTTATCTTCATCGGCCTGATCAAAGTTGGCAACGAGCCTAAAGTGATCGAATACAATGTTCGGATGGGCGATCCTGAGACCGAGGTGGTGATCCCAAGGCTTAAAAGTGATTTGGTAGAGGTGCTTATGGCCATGGCCAAGGGGACATTAGATAAAGTAGAACTGGATATTGACAATAGAGCGGCCACTACGGTAATGGCAGTTTCTGGTGGCTATCCCGAAGCTTATGAAAAAGGCAAGGTAATTACGGGTACAGAAAACGTTAGGGATTCCATTGTGTTCCACGCCGGAACCAAAGTGTCGAACGGGCAAGTAGTTACCAATGGAGGGCGTGTAATCGCCATCACTTCTTTCGGAAAAGATTTTAAGGAAGCGTTACAGCAATCCTATCAAAATATGGAAAAGCTCCATTTTGATGGAATGTACTACAGAAAAGATATTGGTTTTGACCTATAG
- a CDS encoding DUF6341 family protein has product MSKFFYGIEDLFVNYLFAPLDFLRFMHSWWGANTINWIFMIIGFIAMVYWMKQLKIFNDNNEENKEISSHSYL; this is encoded by the coding sequence ATGAGCAAGTTTTTTTACGGTATAGAGGACTTATTTGTAAATTACCTATTCGCACCTTTGGATTTTCTACGCTTTATGCACAGCTGGTGGGGTGCCAACACGATCAACTGGATCTTTATGATCATTGGTTTTATCGCAATGGTCTATTGGATGAAACAATTAAAGATCTTTAATGACAATAACGAAGAGAACAAGGAGATCAGCTCCCATTCTTATCTATAG
- a CDS encoding DUF6427 family protein: MISSFFGKTKPINYIVLGVFLFLFYFANIFFGPSGQKFSQIIPFELLMFTALLLSVFITNQIVRKEKATESNSYTMVFFVLLAISFSDHLGHQNIIFANFFLLLAFWRVLSIKSIRNVKHKIFDASMLIATASLFYDWSLAFMLLIFYVIGVYDRKTFKNWLVPVLGTATVFVLTFTVLKLKGSLHFFAEHYQFSLGLFTDKSFFQVLDFKILIYLILITIVSITVFVRLRNVSGGKLLLLRIVFFTFLLATVLILFNPVDRSPVMITFFPASIFLTNYFEEIKKQNLQEVVLIGCLVLASTLFVVHLN, from the coding sequence ATGATTTCAAGCTTTTTCGGAAAAACAAAGCCCATAAACTATATTGTGCTGGGAGTGTTCTTGTTCCTTTTTTATTTTGCCAATATTTTTTTTGGGCCTAGCGGGCAAAAATTTAGCCAGATCATCCCTTTTGAACTGCTGATGTTCACCGCATTGCTACTCTCCGTTTTTATCACAAATCAAATCGTGAGAAAGGAAAAGGCGACCGAGTCCAATTCCTATACCATGGTGTTTTTTGTGCTTTTGGCCATCTCCTTTTCCGACCATTTGGGGCACCAGAACATTATTTTTGCCAATTTTTTTCTGCTTTTGGCATTTTGGAGGGTGTTGTCCATTAAATCCATTAGGAACGTAAAACACAAGATTTTTGATGCTTCCATGTTAATAGCCACCGCAAGCTTATTCTACGATTGGTCTTTGGCGTTTATGCTCTTGATCTTTTATGTGATAGGGGTTTACGACCGTAAAACCTTTAAAAATTGGCTGGTGCCTGTTTTGGGAACGGCCACTGTTTTTGTTTTAACGTTTACCGTGCTCAAGCTAAAGGGATCTCTTCATTTTTTTGCGGAACACTATCAATTTTCTTTAGGATTGTTTACCGATAAATCCTTTTTTCAAGTGTTGGATTTCAAAATATTGATTTATCTAATTTTGATCACCATTGTTTCCATCACGGTATTTGTGCGCCTGCGAAATGTGAGCGGGGGAAAATTGTTGCTCCTACGAATTGTGTTTTTCACCTTTTTGCTGGCCACGGTATTGATTCTGTTTAACCCTGTGGATCGTTCGCCGGTAATGATCACGTTTTTTCCCGCATCAATTTTCCTTACCAATTATTTTGAAGAAATAAAAAAACAAAACCTTCAAGAAGTGGTTTTGATCGGTTGTTTGGTGTTGGCCTCCACTCTTTTTGTGGTCCATCTAAACTAA
- a CDS encoding DUF4254 domain-containing protein translates to MFSDFAFNIFEESIEKYHLKDDVYQEFSNPYPKDKVEHLLYRKNWIDTVQWHYEDIIRDPEIDPVAALDLKRKIDASNQDRTDLVEYIDSYFLNKYQSVQVKQNAKINTESPAWAIDRLSILALKIYHMQEEVNRTDASSEHIKKCSDKLAVLLEQKKDLSTAIDQLLMDIESGDKYMKVYKQMKMYNDDELNPVLRGQKG, encoded by the coding sequence ATGTTCAGCGATTTTGCCTTCAACATATTTGAGGAAAGTATAGAAAAGTACCATCTCAAGGATGATGTCTATCAAGAATTTTCCAACCCTTATCCAAAGGATAAAGTGGAGCACCTGTTGTATAGAAAAAATTGGATAGACACCGTTCAATGGCATTATGAAGATATTATACGTGACCCGGAAATTGACCCTGTTGCAGCCTTGGACCTTAAACGTAAAATTGATGCAAGTAACCAAGACCGTACCGATTTGGTGGAATATATAGACAGTTACTTTTTAAATAAATACCAATCGGTACAGGTAAAGCAAAATGCCAAGATCAATACGGAGAGCCCGGCATGGGCCATTGACAGGCTTTCTATTTTGGCCCTGAAGATCTATCATATGCAAGAAGAGGTAAACCGAACGGACGCTTCTTCCGAGCATATTAAAAAATGTAGCGATAAACTCGCCGTATTGCTCGAGCAAAAGAAAGACCTGTCCACTGCCATAGATCAATTATTAATGGATATTGAATCCGGGGACAAGTACATGAAAGTGTATAAGCAAATGAAAATGTACAACGATGATGAACTAAACCCGGTTTTACGTGGACAAAAAGGGTGA
- a CDS encoding glycosyltransferase family 9 protein — protein MDKKGEHTHILVIRLSAMGDVAMTVPVLRTFTEKYPQMRITVLTKKSFAPIFNGMGNVEVVAAEVKKQHKGLIGLWRLFKELKPLKVDAVADLHNVLRSRVLKKYFTLERVPVVQLDKGRRDKKALTRPKNKVFEQLKTTHQRYADVFAGLGFPIDLTKAKPLERIQLSEKVLGLVQQDTKKWIGIAPFAAHDGKMYPLDSTEEVIKQLNNTNKYKILLFGGGAKEVDVLEKVAGTHENALCMAGKLDLSEELQLISNLDAMLSMDSGNAHLAANYGIPVVTLWGVTHPYAGFYPFGQSMDNALLADRKKYPLIPTSVYGNKVPEGYENVMSTIKPQEVLDKLVEILDH, from the coding sequence GTGGACAAAAAGGGTGAACATACCCATATATTGGTTATCCGCTTGTCTGCAATGGGTGACGTGGCCATGACTGTGCCCGTACTACGAACTTTTACAGAAAAATACCCCCAAATGCGGATTACGGTGCTTACCAAAAAATCGTTTGCGCCTATTTTTAATGGGATGGGCAATGTGGAAGTTGTAGCAGCGGAGGTAAAAAAACAACACAAGGGACTTATTGGGCTTTGGCGGTTATTTAAAGAACTTAAACCATTAAAGGTTGATGCAGTGGCCGATCTTCACAATGTACTGCGTAGCAGGGTTCTTAAAAAATATTTTACTTTGGAACGGGTGCCCGTTGTACAATTGGACAAGGGACGAAGGGACAAAAAAGCACTCACCCGGCCCAAAAACAAAGTTTTTGAACAACTAAAGACAACCCACCAACGCTATGCCGATGTGTTTGCCGGACTTGGTTTCCCCATCGACTTAACCAAAGCAAAACCACTGGAAAGGATCCAGCTATCTGAAAAAGTGCTGGGTCTGGTGCAACAAGATACCAAGAAATGGATTGGAATTGCACCTTTTGCAGCTCATGATGGAAAAATGTATCCTTTGGATTCTACCGAGGAAGTTATTAAGCAGTTAAACAATACCAATAAGTATAAAATTTTATTGTTCGGAGGTGGGGCCAAAGAGGTTGATGTGTTGGAAAAGGTAGCAGGAACGCATGAAAACGCCTTGTGCATGGCGGGCAAGCTCGATCTTTCCGAAGAACTACAATTAATTTCAAATTTGGATGCCATGTTGTCCATGGATAGTGGAAATGCACATTTAGCAGCAAACTATGGTATCCCGGTGGTGACACTCTGGGGGGTTACCCACCCATATGCTGGGTTTTATCCGTTTGGGCAGTCCATGGACAATGCCCTATTGGCGGATAGAAAAAAATATCCTTTGATTCCGACCTCTGTGTATGGCAACAAAGTGCCAGAGGGATATGAAAATGTTATGAGCACCATCAAACCTCAAGAGGTGCTGGATAAGCTAGTGGAAATATTGGACCATTAA
- the arsS gene encoding arsenosugar biosynthesis radical SAM (seleno)protein ArsS (Some members of this family are selenoproteins.), translated as MEQSILTDLKKAAKKSLKANQNALASTQKQLEILNGELFESGDLPYFKDKIAETGQSPLRPKKLEVLQINVGYMCNQVCGHCHVDAGPDRKEIMTRETMEQCLSVIRNTSAHTLDLTGGAPEMNPDFRWFVEEASKAGIKDFIVRSNLTIILANKKYHDLPEFFKKHNVHVVSSMPHYTRGKTDKQRGDGVFDKSIKALQMLNQVGYGRPDSDLRLDLVYNPSGAFLPTDQAAMEHDFKKALKADFDIDFHNLFAITNLPISRFLDYLIASDNYEDYMYSLVDAYNPAAVENVMCTNTISVSWDGWLYDCDFNQMLDLKVASKVKHIKDYNDDVLSNRDIIISQHCYGCTAGAGSSCQGTVA; from the coding sequence ATGGAACAAAGCATATTGACAGACCTAAAAAAAGCAGCTAAAAAATCCTTAAAAGCGAACCAAAACGCACTTGCCAGTACGCAAAAGCAACTGGAAATATTGAACGGGGAACTTTTTGAGAGTGGCGATCTACCATACTTTAAGGATAAAATTGCCGAAACGGGTCAGTCTCCCTTAAGACCAAAAAAATTAGAGGTGCTTCAAATCAACGTCGGATATATGTGCAACCAAGTTTGCGGACATTGCCATGTAGATGCGGGCCCCGACCGAAAGGAAATTATGACCCGAGAGACCATGGAACAGTGTTTATCCGTAATCCGGAATACCAGCGCCCATACGTTGGACCTTACCGGTGGTGCCCCCGAAATGAACCCTGATTTTCGGTGGTTTGTGGAAGAGGCTTCCAAGGCCGGTATCAAGGATTTTATCGTACGGTCCAACTTGACCATTATATTGGCCAACAAGAAATACCACGATCTGCCGGAATTCTTTAAAAAGCACAATGTTCATGTAGTTTCATCCATGCCCCACTATACCCGTGGCAAAACGGACAAACAACGTGGCGATGGGGTTTTTGATAAATCCATAAAGGCTTTGCAAATGCTCAACCAAGTGGGTTATGGTAGGCCAGATAGCGATTTACGTTTAGATCTGGTGTACAATCCTTCCGGAGCATTTTTGCCCACTGATCAAGCTGCCATGGAGCATGACTTTAAAAAAGCGTTGAAAGCTGATTTTGATATCGATTTTCATAATCTTTTTGCCATTACCAACTTGCCTATTTCACGGTTTTTGGACTACCTCATCGCTTCGGACAATTACGAGGATTATATGTATTCTTTGGTAGATGCCTACAACCCTGCTGCGGTAGAAAATGTAATGTGCACCAACACCATCTCAGTAAGCTGGGATGGATGGTTGTACGATTGCGATTTTAACCAAATGTTGGACCTTAAAGTGGCAAGTAAAGTAAAACACATCAAGGATTATAATGATGATGTGCTGAGCAATCGGGATATAATTATCTCACAACATTGCTATGGGTGCACTGCAGGGGCCGGCAGCAGTTGCCAAGGAACGGTGGCTTAA
- a CDS encoding arsenosugar biosynthesis-associated peroxidase-like protein: MSKSYYDPADLRKFGNITEWSEELGNKFFDYYGKVFEEGALSAREKSLIALAVAHVVKCPYCIDAYTKDGLQRGITKEEMMEAVHAGAAIESGATLVHGVQMMNKYEKLSM, from the coding sequence ATGTCCAAATCCTATTACGACCCGGCAGACCTGAGAAAATTTGGTAATATTACAGAGTGGAGCGAAGAGCTTGGCAATAAATTTTTTGATTATTACGGCAAAGTGTTCGAGGAAGGTGCTTTGAGCGCTCGAGAAAAATCATTGATCGCCCTGGCTGTTGCGCATGTAGTAAAGTGTCCTTATTGTATTGATGCCTATACCAAAGATGGTTTGCAAAGAGGCATCACCAAAGAGGAAATGATGGAGGCCGTGCACGCAGGTGCAGCGATCGAAAGTGGTGCCACTTTGGTTCATGGTGTTCAGATGATGAACAAGTACGAGAAACTTTCCATGTAG
- a CDS encoding patatin-like phospholipase family protein, which yields MFKNKRIGLVLSGGGIRGMAHIGLIKAMREHGIEANVVSGTSIGALVGALYANGNSAEEMLSFFKETPLFQYSFFTINKPGFIDTERYANVFEHFFPSNSFESLGRPLYIVATDLMRGKETVFNTGELIKPLLASAALPPVFSPVEINDALYADGGIMNNFPTEYVEDKTDFMIGSNVSVTVPLQKKDLRNSFQLTGRVTSLMIHASNDEKLQRCDLFIEPQGLEKIGVLDKKGIENAYNIGYEHGRKALDNILSKT from the coding sequence ATGTTTAAGAATAAAAGAATAGGGCTTGTGCTATCCGGTGGGGGTATACGGGGAATGGCTCACATAGGGTTGATCAAAGCCATGCGCGAACACGGAATCGAGGCCAATGTTGTTTCCGGAACCAGTATCGGGGCATTGGTTGGCGCACTTTATGCCAATGGAAATTCCGCTGAAGAAATGCTCTCTTTTTTTAAAGAAACACCATTGTTCCAGTATAGTTTTTTTACCATAAATAAACCCGGTTTTATAGATACTGAACGGTATGCCAATGTATTTGAGCACTTTTTCCCATCCAACTCCTTTGAAAGTTTGGGAAGGCCACTTTATATTGTTGCCACCGATTTAATGAGGGGCAAGGAAACTGTTTTTAACACAGGCGAACTTATAAAACCCTTATTGGCTTCCGCCGCGCTTCCCCCAGTTTTTAGTCCTGTTGAAATCAATGATGCCCTGTATGCCGATGGGGGAATTATGAACAACTTTCCAACGGAATATGTGGAGGATAAAACCGATTTTATGATCGGGAGCAATGTGTCCGTCACCGTGCCACTGCAAAAAAAGGACCTTCGAAATTCATTTCAATTGACCGGGAGAGTCACCAGTTTGATGATACATGCTTCCAACGACGAAAAATTGCAGAGGTGCGACCTTTTTATTGAGCCCCAAGGACTTGAAAAAATAGGCGTGTTGGACAAGAAAGGCATTGAAAATGCTTATAACATCGGCTACGAACATGGGCGCAAGGCCTTGGACAACATACTTTCCAAGACCTGA